In Eublepharis macularius isolate TG4126 chromosome 4, MPM_Emac_v1.0, whole genome shotgun sequence, the following are encoded in one genomic region:
- the LOC129329127 gene encoding zinc finger protein 91-like isoform X6: MPYKCFECGKSFRVSNSLLLHKRIHTGEKPYKCSECGKCFTQSSGLVSHQRIHTGEKPYKCWICGKSFTFSSSLVSHQRIHAGEKPYKCSVCGKSFTVKAKLVSHQRIHTGEKPYSCSECGKSFSEKKYLASHESIHTEEKPYKCSECGKSFRLSKSLLLHKRIHTGEKPHKCSECGMAFTNCSALVSHQRIHTGEKPYKCWICGKSFTASSSLLSHQRIHTGEKPYKCSVCGKRFRNNSPLAYHLSGHTGELPFKCSECGKGFRSSTDLISHQITHTEEKPFKCSECGKTFMRSSDLACHQRIHTGDKPYKCSECGMSFKHSSALASHRRIHTGEKPYQCSECGKSFRRSTHLSSHQRIHTGEKPYKCSECGKSFTVKCSLVSHQSIHTGEMPYKCFECGKSFRLSKSLLLHKRIHTGEKPYKCSECGKAFTNSSGLVSHQRIHTGEKPYKCEICGKSFTGSSSLVSHQRIHAGEKPYKCSVCGKSFTDKAKLVSHQRTHTGEKPYSCSECGKSFSEKKYLASHQSIHTEEKPYKCSECGKSFRLSNSLLLHKRLHTGEKPYKCLECGKDFTNCSALVSHQRIHTGEKPYKCWICGKSFTASSSLVSHQRIHTGEKPYKCSVCGKRFRNNSPLAYHLSVHTGELPFKCSECGKGFRSSTDLISHQIIHTEEKPFKCSECGKTFMRSSDLACHQRIHTGHKPYKCSECGMAFMHSSALASHRRIHTGEKPYKCSECGKSFTTSSNLSSHQRIHKGDKPYKCSECGMSFTHSSALASHRRIHTGEKPYKCSECGKSFRTSSNLSSHQRIHTGEKPYKCSESGDLVPGVRPRVLAAASLDVPAEQGTGLEILPEGGSPDAFVTNTPLLGTIPREIQPVVRF, encoded by the exons atgccttataaatgttttgaatgtggaaagagcttcagagtCAGCAACTCCCTACTTTTAcataaaagaatccacacaggggagaaaccatataaatgttcagaatgtggaaagtgtTTTACGCAGAGTTCAGGTCttgtttcccatcaaagaatccacactggagagaaaccatataaatgctggatatgtggaaagagcttcacatTCAGCTCATCCCtagtttcccatcaaagaattcacgctggggagaaaccatataaatgttcagtgtgtggaaagagcttcacagTCAAGGCAAAACtagtttcccatcaaagaatccacacaggggagaaaccatatagctgttctgagtgtggaaagagcttcagtgagAAAAAATATCTGGCTTCCCATGAAAGCATCCACAcagaggagaagccatataaatgctctgaatgtggaaagagcttcagactCAGCAAATCCCTACTTTTAcataaaagaatccacacaggggagaaaccacataaatgttcagaatgtggaatGGCTTTCACAAACTGCTCAGCTCttgtttcccatcaaagaatccacactggagagaagccatataaatgctggatatgtggaaagagcttcacagCCAGCTCATCCCTactttcccatcaaagaatccacactggagagaaaccctataaatgttcTGTGTGTGGAAAGAGGTTCAGAAACAACTCTCCACTGGCTTACCATCTATCTGGCCACACAGGAGAGCTCCCATTTAAATGCTCTGAATGTGGAAAGGGCTTCAGATCCAGCACAGATCTTATTTCTCATCAAATAacacacacagaggagaaaccatttaaatgctcagaatgtggaaagactTTCATGCGTAGCTCAGACCTTGcttgccatcaaagaatccacacaggtgacaaaccatataaatgctcagaatgtggaatgtCTTTCAAGCACAGCTCAGCTCTTGcttcccatcgaagaattcataccggagagaaaccatatcaatgctcagaatgtggaaagagctttaggaGAAGTACAcacctttcttcccatcaaagaatccacacaggag agaaaccatataaatgttctgaatgtggaaagagcttcacagTCAAGTGTTCATTAGTTTCCCATCAAAGCATCCACACAGGGGAAATGccttataaatgttttgaatgtggaaagagcttcagactCAGCAAATCCCTACTTTTAcataaaagaatccacacaggggagaaaccatataaatgttcagaatgtggaaaggcTTTCACAAACAGCTCAGGTCttgtttcccatcaaagaatccacactggagagaagccatataaatgcgagatatgtggaaagagcttcacagGCAGCTCATCCCTAgtttctcatcaaagaattcatgccggcgagaaaccatataaatgttctgtgtgtggaaagagcttcacagACAAGGCAAAACtagtttcccatcaaagaacccacacaggggagaaaccatatagctgttctgagtgtggaaagagcttcagtgaaAAAAAGTACCTGGCTTCCCATCAAAGCATCCACACAGaggaaaagccatataaatgctctgaatgtggaaagagcttcagactCAGCAACTCTCTACTTTTACATAAAAGactccacactggggagaaaccatataaatgtttggaatgtggaaagGATTTCACAAACTGCTCAGCTCttgtttcccatcaaagaatccacactggagagaaaccatataaatgctggatatgtggaaagagcttcacagCCAGCTCATCCCtagtttcccatcaaagaatccacactggagagaaaccctataaatgttcTGTGTGTGGAAAGAGGTTCAGAAACAACTCTCCCCTGGCTTACCATCTATCTGTCCACACAGGGGAGCTCCCATTTAAATGCTCTGAATGTGGAAAGGGCTTCAGATCCAGCACAGATCTTATTTCCCATCAAATAATacacacagaggagaaaccatttaaatgctcagaatgtggaaagactTTCATGCGCAGCTCAGACCTTGcttgccatcaaagaatccacacaggtcacaaaccatataaatgctcagaatgtggaatggCTTTCATGCACAGCTCAGCTCTTGCTTCCCATCGAAGAATCCATaccggagagaaaccatataaatgctcagaatgtggaaagagctttacgaCAAGTTCAAatctttcttcccatcaaagaatacacaaAGGTGACAAACCATATAagtgctcagaatgtggaatgtCTTTCACGCACAGCTCAGCTCTTGcttcccatcgaagaattcaTACcggagagaaaccctataaatgctcagaatgtggaaagagctttaggaCAAGTTCAaacctttcttcccatcaaagaatccacacaggagaaaaaccatataaatgctcagaatctGGTGATCTTGTGCCAGGGGTCAGGCCCAGGGTTCTGGCTGCTGCCAGTCTTGATGTTCCAGCAGAGCAGGGGACAGGCCTTGAGATTCTGCCGGAAGGAGGCTCCCCAGATGCCTTTGTAACGAACACGCCACTTCTGGGAACGATTCCTAGAGAAATACAACCTGTAGTGAGATTCTAG